A genomic segment from Streptosporangium roseum DSM 43021 encodes:
- a CDS encoding glycosyl hydrolase family 8, translating to MHARPRLRHPSTILIPALASALIASVLVLAAPPGFAADSLLSQGRPATASSSEDSTLVPAKAFDGSGSTRWASVEGHDPEWLRVDLGQSATISRVKLTWEAAYGKAYRIQTSADGSAWTDVYSTTAGDGAVDDLTLSGTGRYVRLYGTARGTAYGYSLYEMEVYGSTGGNPSPTPTVTPTPTPTPTAGGPAVPFGGHTIPYAAGMLRPGGGQAALDQKVVDYYKRWKAAFVKQNCGNGWYQIISPDADHPYVAEAQGYGMVIAATMAGADPDAKKIFDGLLKYVLAHPSSITPGLLAAEQDTSCKSVNGGDSATDGDLDVAYGLLLADRQWGSAGAYDYKQLAIKTINAIKSGEVNPTTKLMKLGDWTSSGDQYYWISRSSDWMIDHFRAFRKATGDATWDTVRTNHQNLITSQQATYAASTGLLADFVVNTNTTPKPASGQVLEDPNDGKYWWNACRDPWRIGADAVTSGDAKSLAAARKLNTWIKGKTGGDPSKIAVGYSLSGTQISSGSEPAYFAPFAVAAMTDSGSQAWLDALWNKMLNTSFTPTDYFSTSIQLQVMITVTGNHWVP from the coding sequence GTGCATGCGAGACCCCGTCTCCGTCACCCCTCGACCATCCTCATCCCCGCACTGGCGTCGGCACTGATCGCGTCGGTGCTCGTCCTGGCGGCACCGCCCGGCTTCGCCGCCGACTCCCTCCTGTCCCAGGGCCGTCCGGCCACCGCCTCCTCCAGCGAGGACTCCACGCTGGTCCCGGCCAAGGCCTTCGACGGAAGCGGCTCGACCCGCTGGGCCTCCGTGGAGGGCCACGACCCCGAGTGGCTCCGCGTCGACCTCGGCCAGTCCGCCACGATCTCCCGGGTCAAGCTGACCTGGGAGGCGGCGTACGGCAAGGCGTACCGGATCCAGACCTCGGCCGACGGCTCGGCCTGGACCGACGTCTACTCGACCACCGCCGGCGACGGCGCCGTGGACGACCTGACCCTGTCCGGCACCGGCCGCTACGTGCGGCTGTACGGCACGGCCCGCGGCACCGCCTACGGCTACTCGCTGTACGAGATGGAGGTCTACGGCAGCACCGGCGGGAACCCCAGCCCCACCCCGACGGTCACCCCCACCCCCACCCCGACGCCGACCGCGGGCGGACCGGCGGTGCCCTTCGGCGGGCACACGATCCCCTACGCCGCCGGGATGCTGCGTCCCGGCGGCGGCCAGGCCGCGCTCGACCAGAAGGTGGTCGACTACTACAAGCGCTGGAAGGCCGCCTTCGTCAAGCAGAACTGCGGCAACGGCTGGTACCAGATCATCTCCCCCGACGCCGACCACCCGTACGTGGCCGAGGCGCAGGGCTACGGCATGGTCATCGCCGCCACCATGGCGGGGGCCGACCCCGACGCCAAGAAGATCTTCGACGGCCTGCTGAAGTACGTCCTGGCCCATCCCTCGTCGATCACCCCCGGCCTGCTCGCCGCCGAGCAGGACACCTCCTGCAAGAGCGTCAACGGCGGGGACTCCGCCACCGACGGCGACCTGGACGTCGCCTACGGCCTGCTCCTGGCCGACCGGCAGTGGGGCAGCGCGGGCGCCTACGACTACAAGCAGCTGGCGATCAAGACCATCAACGCCATCAAGTCCGGCGAGGTCAACCCGACCACCAAGCTGATGAAGCTCGGCGACTGGACGAGCTCCGGCGACCAGTACTACTGGATCAGCCGCTCCTCGGACTGGATGATCGACCACTTCCGGGCGTTCCGTAAGGCCACCGGCGACGCGACCTGGGACACCGTCCGCACCAACCACCAGAATCTCATCACCTCCCAGCAGGCGACCTACGCCGCGAGCACCGGCCTGCTGGCCGACTTCGTGGTCAACACCAACACCACCCCGAAGCCCGCCTCTGGCCAGGTCCTGGAGGACCCCAACGACGGCAAGTACTGGTGGAACGCCTGCCGTGACCCGTGGCGGATCGGCGCCGACGCGGTGACCAGCGGCGACGCCAAGTCGCTCGCCGCCGCACGCAAGCTGAACACCTGGATCAAGGGCAAGACCGGCGGCGACCCGAGCAAGATCGCCGTCGGCTACTCCCTCAGCGGCACGCAGATCTCCAGCGGCAGCGAGCCGGCCTACTTCGCCCCGTTCGCGGTGGCGGCGATGACCGACTCCGGCAGCCAGGCCTGGCTGGACGCCCTCTGGAACAAGATGCTGAACACCTCGTTCACGCCCACCGACTACTTCTCCACCAGCATCCAGCTCCAGGTCATGATCACGGTGACCGGCAACCACTGGGTGCCCTGA
- a CDS encoding N-acyl-D-amino-acid deacylase family protein, protein MSFDVLIKGGWVLDGTGAPAFRADVGITGDRIAAVGRLTGAEAATVIDAPGRHVMPGLIDCHAHGDALVFDPEVQLAALRQGVTTFVLGQDGLSFAPASTPETFAYATRYFAAVNGTHPSADGPLSVRELLAGYDRATALNTAYLLPHGTIRYDVMGAAERAASPGERAGMLARVERGLSEGAVGLSTGLEYAPGRYADAEEIAALCAPLGGLPYVTHMRGYGALAKTGMAEVTDIARRSGAAVHVSHYHGPASTLLPLVDEARLAGLDVTFDTYPYLRGSTILAMVALPSWIPAADTDRALELLESEPVDWDPELWPRITFSHVPGAEWAEGLSLPAAAAKAGVEPGEFCRRILIDTRLEAGCVTARPDEGPEGEESVRAILRHPGHTGGSDGIYVGGHPHPRGYGAFARMLGRHVRETGDWTLEQAAVHLASHPARRFGLADRGLIRPGQAADVVVFDSETVSDRATYAAPRTLATGVDDVLISGVPVLAGGELTGATPGRALRP, encoded by the coding sequence ATGTCATTCGATGTGTTGATCAAGGGCGGCTGGGTGCTGGACGGCACGGGTGCCCCGGCCTTCCGGGCGGATGTCGGCATCACCGGAGACCGGATCGCCGCGGTGGGACGGCTGACCGGCGCGGAGGCCGCGACGGTGATCGACGCACCGGGCCGGCACGTCATGCCCGGCCTGATCGACTGCCATGCCCACGGGGACGCCCTGGTGTTCGACCCGGAGGTGCAGCTCGCCGCGCTCCGCCAGGGCGTGACCACGTTCGTCCTCGGCCAGGACGGCCTGTCCTTCGCTCCCGCATCCACACCGGAGACCTTCGCCTACGCCACCCGCTACTTCGCGGCCGTCAACGGCACCCACCCGTCGGCCGACGGGCCGCTCAGCGTGCGGGAGCTGCTGGCCGGCTACGACCGCGCCACCGCGCTGAACACCGCCTACCTGCTGCCGCACGGCACGATCCGCTACGACGTGATGGGCGCCGCCGAGCGGGCCGCCTCCCCCGGGGAGCGGGCCGGGATGCTCGCCCGCGTCGAGCGCGGCCTGTCCGAGGGCGCGGTGGGGCTGTCCACCGGCCTGGAGTACGCCCCGGGGCGCTACGCCGACGCCGAGGAGATCGCCGCGCTCTGCGCGCCGCTGGGCGGCCTGCCGTACGTGACGCACATGCGCGGGTACGGCGCGCTGGCCAAGACGGGCATGGCCGAGGTGACGGACATCGCCCGGCGGTCGGGTGCCGCCGTGCACGTCTCGCACTACCACGGCCCGGCGTCCACCCTGCTGCCGCTGGTCGACGAGGCCCGTCTCGCCGGGCTGGACGTCACCTTCGACACCTACCCCTACCTGCGGGGCAGCACGATCCTGGCGATGGTCGCGCTGCCGTCGTGGATCCCCGCCGCCGACACCGACCGGGCGCTGGAGCTGCTGGAGTCCGAGCCGGTCGACTGGGATCCGGAGCTCTGGCCGAGGATCACCTTCTCCCACGTGCCCGGGGCCGAGTGGGCCGAGGGGCTGTCGCTCCCGGCCGCCGCCGCCAAGGCCGGGGTCGAGCCGGGGGAGTTCTGCCGCCGCATCCTGATCGACACCCGGCTTGAGGCCGGCTGCGTGACGGCCCGGCCCGACGAGGGTCCCGAAGGCGAGGAGTCGGTGCGCGCGATCCTGCGCCACCCCGGGCACACGGGCGGCTCCGACGGCATCTACGTCGGCGGGCACCCCCATCCCCGGGGCTACGGCGCGTTCGCCCGCATGCTGGGCCGCCACGTCCGCGAGACCGGCGACTGGACCCTGGAGCAGGCCGCCGTCCACCTCGCCTCCCACCCCGCCCGCCGCTTCGGCCTCGCCGACCGGGGCCTGATCCGCCCCGGGCAGGCCGCCGACGTCGTCGTCTTCGACTCCGAGACGGTCTCCGACCGGGCCACCTACGCCGCCCCGCGCACCCTGGCCACCGGCGTCGACGACGTCCTGATCTCCGGAGTCCCCGTCCTCGCGGGGGGAGAGCTCACCGGGGCCACCCCCGGCCGGGCGCTGCGCCCTTGA
- a CDS encoding alanine racemase, with protein sequence MKGIVDPERAVGSSLFGGAFSFPVMVAHRSALEHNIATLAAFARDHGLILVPHAKTTMSPELVRAQLDAGAWGVTAATPSQVLTLRGFGVSRIILANQVFDPAGLAAIAAALADDPSFEFLCFVDSVAGVEALSRHAGARPFRVLAELGHEGGRGGSRTLAHLLEVASAAQAADGVELAGVAGYEGSLPSAGEVRAYLHRLLEALEHLRVRDPILSVGGSQWFDLIGRELAACQARIMLRSGAYVSHDDGYYRERTPYTRIEGELRAALEIWAHVLTVPEPGLAVVGFGKRDAPFDEGLPVPRGAIADATVLKVQDQHAVLRLGPDARVKPGDLVSFGISHPCTAFDKWRVIPVVDDDYVVVDLINTYF encoded by the coding sequence GTGAAGGGGATCGTGGATCCCGAGAGGGCAGTGGGGTCGTCGCTGTTCGGAGGGGCGTTCAGCTTCCCCGTGATGGTGGCGCACCGCAGCGCGCTGGAGCACAACATCGCGACGCTCGCGGCCTTCGCCCGGGATCACGGGCTGATCCTGGTCCCGCACGCCAAGACGACGATGTCGCCCGAGCTGGTCCGGGCCCAGCTCGACGCCGGAGCGTGGGGGGTGACCGCCGCCACTCCCAGCCAGGTGCTCACCCTGCGCGGGTTCGGCGTCTCCCGGATCATCCTCGCCAACCAGGTCTTCGACCCGGCGGGCCTCGCCGCCATCGCGGCCGCGCTCGCCGACGACCCGTCGTTCGAGTTCCTCTGCTTCGTGGACTCGGTGGCCGGGGTGGAGGCGCTGTCCAGGCACGCGGGGGCCAGGCCGTTCCGGGTGCTGGCCGAGCTCGGGCACGAGGGCGGCCGGGGCGGCAGCCGCACGCTCGCGCATCTCCTGGAGGTCGCCTCGGCGGCGCAGGCGGCGGACGGCGTGGAGCTCGCGGGCGTCGCCGGCTACGAAGGGTCGCTGCCGTCGGCCGGAGAGGTCCGCGCCTACCTGCACCGGCTGCTGGAGGCGCTGGAGCACCTGCGGGTGCGCGACCCGATCCTGTCGGTGGGCGGCAGCCAGTGGTTCGACCTGATCGGCCGGGAACTCGCCGCCTGCCAGGCCAGGATCATGCTGCGCAGCGGCGCGTACGTCAGCCACGACGACGGCTACTACCGCGAGCGCACGCCGTACACCCGGATCGAGGGCGAGCTGCGGGCCGCGCTGGAGATCTGGGCGCACGTGCTGACCGTCCCCGAGCCGGGGCTGGCCGTCGTCGGGTTCGGCAAGCGCGACGCCCCCTTCGACGAGGGGCTGCCGGTGCCGCGCGGGGCCATCGCCGACGCGACGGTGCTCAAGGTCCAGGACCAGCACGCGGTCCTGCGGCTCGGGCCGGATGCGCGGGTGAAGCCGGGAGACCTGGTGTCGTTCGGCATCTCCCACCCGTGCACCGCCTTCGACAAGTGGCGGGTCATACCGGTGGTCGACGACGACTACGTCGTCGTCGACCTGATCAATACCTATTTCTGA
- a CDS encoding Rid family detoxifying hydrolase — MSGKQELRTDEGAAPVGAYSQGLVVGDFVYTSGAGPLDSKTGEVVGTDVAEQTHQVMRNLGAILAAHGLGFDDVVKSTVHLQHLKRDFAAYNEVYKSYFTQPYPVRTTVGSDLMDILVEIDFVAYKPR, encoded by the coding sequence ATGAGTGGCAAGCAGGAGCTGAGGACCGATGAGGGCGCGGCGCCGGTCGGGGCGTACTCGCAGGGCCTCGTGGTCGGGGACTTCGTCTACACCTCGGGGGCGGGCCCCCTGGACTCCAAGACCGGCGAGGTCGTCGGCACGGACGTGGCCGAGCAGACCCACCAGGTGATGCGCAACCTGGGCGCGATCCTCGCGGCCCACGGCCTCGGTTTCGACGACGTGGTGAAGTCGACCGTCCACCTGCAGCACCTCAAGCGGGACTTCGCCGCCTACAACGAGGTCTACAAGTCCTACTTCACCCAGCCGTACCCGGTCCGCACGACCGTCGGCTCCGACTTGATGGACATCCTGGTCGAGATCGACTTCGTGGCCTACAAGCCGCGTTAG
- a CDS encoding TetR/AcrR family transcriptional regulator: protein MAPRKEQQIFRATLELLAGKGYEGLTVEGVAERSGVNKTTIYRWWPSKAALLAAALVEADLLAMEPPDTGSLRTDLEALVQGMAALLTRPPAADVAVAALGAAVHRPELAAAARRFFADRFAREEVVFDRARRRGELPATADPMLIMDLLAGAVWLRTVFRGLPLDDDFAAKAVSAVLDGPS, encoded by the coding sequence ATGGCACCGCGCAAGGAACAGCAGATCTTCCGGGCGACACTCGAACTCCTCGCCGGCAAGGGCTACGAGGGGCTGACCGTGGAAGGGGTCGCCGAGCGGTCGGGGGTCAACAAGACCACGATCTACCGGTGGTGGCCGTCCAAGGCGGCGCTGCTCGCCGCCGCGCTGGTCGAGGCCGACCTGCTCGCGATGGAGCCGCCCGACACCGGCAGCCTCAGAACGGACCTGGAGGCGCTGGTCCAGGGGATGGCCGCGCTGCTCACGCGCCCCCCGGCGGCCGACGTCGCGGTGGCCGCGCTCGGCGCCGCCGTACACCGTCCCGAGCTCGCTGCGGCGGCCCGGCGCTTCTTCGCCGACCGGTTCGCCAGGGAGGAGGTCGTCTTCGACCGCGCCAGGCGGCGCGGCGAGCTGCCCGCCACGGCCGACCCGATGTTGATCATGGATCTGCTCGCCGGCGCGGTGTGGTTGCGCACGGTCTTCAGGGGGCTCCCCCTCGACGACGACTTCGCCGCGAAGGCGGTGAGCGCGGTCCTCGACGGGCCGTCCTGA
- a CDS encoding alpha/beta fold hydrolase has product MLPVVFVHGIRVSGTMWGPVLSRLDRPAAAVDLPGHGTRRGEPFSMDAATAAVADAIDSLGGRALVAGHSIGGYVGIAAAGRFPGRVAGLVAMGCTARNTSMAGVYRSVASLAARNPGYADRISSYVLRRLLPGPAGAAMVEGGLSCEVMPQVVEAVAGHDQLAALAAYPGRVWLVNGARDPFRSDERDFLRACRNGRLILIPRRGHLGVMRDPGPLARLVGDLCDQVDRPERAVATPSPR; this is encoded by the coding sequence ATGCTGCCTGTCGTCTTCGTCCACGGCATCCGGGTCAGCGGGACCATGTGGGGTCCCGTCCTCTCCCGTCTCGACCGGCCCGCGGCGGCCGTGGACCTGCCGGGCCACGGAACCCGCCGAGGTGAGCCGTTCTCGATGGACGCGGCGACCGCGGCCGTGGCCGACGCGATCGACTCGCTCGGCGGGCGGGCGCTCGTGGCGGGGCACTCCATCGGCGGCTACGTCGGCATCGCCGCCGCCGGGCGCTTCCCCGGACGGGTGGCCGGGCTGGTGGCCATGGGGTGTACGGCCCGCAATACGTCGATGGCCGGGGTCTACCGCTCCGTCGCCTCGCTCGCCGCGCGCAACCCGGGGTACGCGGACCGGATCAGCTCCTATGTCCTGCGCCGCCTCCTGCCCGGCCCCGCCGGTGCGGCGATGGTGGAGGGAGGGCTGTCATGCGAGGTGATGCCGCAGGTCGTCGAGGCCGTCGCCGGGCATGACCAGCTCGCCGCGCTGGCCGCCTATCCCGGGCGGGTGTGGCTGGTCAACGGCGCCCGCGACCCGTTCCGGAGCGACGAGCGCGACTTCCTCCGGGCCTGCCGGAACGGGCGCCTGATCCTGATCCCCCGCCGGGGGCACCTGGGAGTGATGAGGGACCCCGGCCCGCTGGCCCGGCTGGTGGGCGACCTGTGCGATCAGGTCGACCGGCCGGAGAGGGCGGTGGCGACGCCGAGCCCCAGGTAG
- a CDS encoding LysE family translocator has translation MVSSSTFLLFAVASLALVLVPGPNHLYIAARGIAQGRAAGLASAFGVETGTLVHIAAAAAGLSYVVARSATLFNVIKWAGVAYLIYLGVRTLTGRQELTAQRATPQPLRAIFLEGVIVNVLNPKVILFFLAFLPQFVDPEAGSVPLQIALLGGTLLILGLISDMIYAAGAGALGRRLRDRSGVLRYFSGIVYLGLGVATALSGRST, from the coding sequence ATGGTCTCTTCGTCCACATTCCTGCTCTTCGCGGTGGCGTCCCTGGCGCTGGTCCTGGTGCCCGGCCCCAACCACCTCTACATCGCCGCCCGGGGCATCGCCCAGGGACGGGCGGCCGGGCTGGCGAGCGCGTTCGGCGTGGAGACCGGCACTCTGGTGCACATCGCGGCGGCGGCGGCCGGGCTCTCCTACGTGGTCGCCCGGTCCGCCACGCTCTTCAACGTGATCAAGTGGGCCGGAGTGGCCTATCTGATCTATCTGGGCGTCCGGACGCTGACCGGCAGGCAGGAGCTCACCGCCCAGCGGGCCACGCCGCAGCCGCTGCGCGCGATCTTCCTCGAAGGCGTGATCGTCAACGTGCTCAACCCCAAGGTGATCCTGTTCTTCCTGGCGTTCCTGCCGCAGTTCGTGGATCCGGAGGCGGGTTCGGTGCCGCTGCAGATCGCCCTCCTGGGCGGCACCCTCCTGATCCTCGGTCTGATCTCCGACATGATCTACGCCGCGGGCGCGGGCGCGCTGGGCAGGCGGCTGCGCGACCGTTCGGGCGTGCTGCGCTACTTCAGCGGGATCGTCTACCTGGGGCTCGGCGTCGCCACCGCCCTCTCCGGCCGGTCGACCTGA
- a CDS encoding helix-turn-helix transcriptional regulator codes for MGWQNEHSVLIGRLVELDRLTVVLDSAAAGLAGVALVGGDAGIGKTRLVTELGERAKAAGFAVLVGQCAELGDALPYLPLADALRSARGELRAAIDARPVLGRLLPGGTDLGPETTSGLTQQQLFGSMLGFLAAQPVLLILEDLHWADQSTRDLLVFLSRMLQTERVCLVGTYRTDDLHRRHPLRRVLAELKRLPSVTAVELSPLDRGEMADYLAALGGDDVQMISDVVDRAEGNPFYAEELLEAAIDGSMMTDGLASLLLSRAELLSDAAQRVLRGAAVAGRRVDHDLLREASGLDELAFEEAMREIVSRGLLRTNGEYGYAFRHALLQEAVYTDLLPGERTRMHSEFARLLTARKGAAAELAYHYLAGHDLAEALSASVEAGRRAERLGAPAEAHRHFEQALGLWDRVPDAERLAGTDHVRLALRTAAAAADMGDNHRAIAQAREIPPSAEVSERLAYYLYDSDDVPGAITAAEAAVAAAPSGTPVLARALATLSRALSWGARHAEVRPLADRALEVARATGASDAEKSATIMLASWAEYEGDLTRAEELFGSAAARDSGDLAMDLRAIFHYARIQFEHGSMAAAAVTADRGVRLARDAGLTWSTYGTDLRFLQFLIRYMAGEWAQAQETAAGFGTRVGKIPEAILSSFALFIEVAMGMPAVEERLTWLRPFWSDALVAYMSRGLAAEHALWRQEPELALEHATAVLDTMDAIDVGNIRISAIALWALADLGRTDGADELLARARRAARPGMGFEGRAWLARAEAEWHRAHGRADVEAWRAVVEAFDVGFAYEAARSRWRLAEALLASGERVAALKEWERAVEVAASLGARPLSAALAELGRRARFAPAQPGLLTGREREVLALVAEGLPNREIGERLFIAQKTVSVHVSNILGKLGVSSRTQAAAVARKDDLL; via the coding sequence GTGGGGTGGCAAAACGAGCACAGTGTTCTTATCGGGCGATTGGTGGAGCTCGACCGCCTGACCGTTGTGCTCGACTCGGCCGCCGCTGGTCTGGCCGGGGTGGCCCTCGTGGGCGGCGACGCGGGCATCGGCAAGACCCGGCTGGTGACGGAGCTGGGCGAGCGGGCCAAGGCAGCCGGCTTCGCCGTACTGGTCGGGCAGTGCGCCGAGCTCGGCGACGCGCTGCCGTACCTCCCGCTGGCGGACGCCCTGCGCAGCGCGCGGGGCGAGCTGCGCGCGGCGATCGACGCCCGGCCCGTCCTCGGCAGGCTGCTGCCCGGCGGCACCGACCTCGGCCCGGAGACCACCTCCGGCCTCACCCAGCAGCAGCTGTTCGGCTCGATGCTCGGGTTCCTGGCCGCGCAGCCCGTGCTGCTGATCCTGGAAGACCTGCACTGGGCCGACCAGTCCACCCGTGACCTGCTGGTCTTCCTCAGCCGAATGCTGCAGACCGAGCGCGTCTGCCTGGTCGGCACCTACCGGACCGACGACCTCCACCGGCGGCACCCGCTACGCCGGGTCCTCGCCGAGCTCAAGCGCCTTCCCTCGGTGACGGCCGTCGAGCTGAGCCCGCTCGACCGCGGTGAGATGGCCGACTACCTGGCCGCGCTCGGCGGTGACGACGTTCAGATGATCAGCGACGTCGTCGACCGGGCGGAGGGCAACCCGTTCTACGCCGAGGAGCTCCTGGAGGCCGCGATCGACGGCTCCATGATGACCGACGGCCTGGCCAGCCTGCTGCTCTCCCGGGCGGAGCTGCTCTCCGACGCGGCCCAGCGGGTGCTCCGAGGCGCGGCCGTCGCGGGCCGGAGGGTCGACCACGACCTGCTCCGGGAGGCTTCCGGCCTGGACGAGCTGGCCTTCGAGGAGGCCATGCGGGAGATCGTCTCGCGCGGTCTGCTCCGCACCAACGGGGAGTACGGCTACGCCTTCCGGCACGCCCTGCTCCAGGAGGCCGTCTACACCGATCTGCTGCCGGGCGAGCGGACCCGGATGCACTCCGAGTTCGCCCGCCTGCTCACCGCCCGCAAGGGCGCCGCCGCCGAGCTCGCCTATCACTACCTGGCCGGTCACGACCTCGCCGAAGCCCTGTCCGCCTCGGTGGAGGCCGGGCGGCGGGCCGAGCGCCTCGGCGCCCCCGCCGAGGCGCACCGCCACTTCGAGCAGGCACTCGGCCTCTGGGACCGGGTCCCCGACGCCGAGCGCCTCGCCGGGACGGACCACGTCCGGCTCGCGCTGCGCACCGCCGCCGCGGCGGCCGACATGGGGGACAACCACCGGGCCATCGCCCAGGCGCGGGAGATCCCCCCGTCGGCCGAGGTCTCGGAACGGCTCGCCTACTACCTCTACGACTCCGACGACGTGCCGGGGGCGATCACGGCCGCCGAGGCGGCCGTGGCCGCGGCCCCCTCCGGGACCCCCGTCCTCGCCAGGGCGCTGGCCACGCTCTCCCGCGCGCTCAGCTGGGGCGCGCGGCACGCGGAGGTCAGGCCCCTCGCCGACCGCGCGCTGGAGGTCGCCAGGGCCACGGGGGCGAGCGACGCGGAGAAGAGCGCGACGATCATGCTGGCCTCCTGGGCGGAGTACGAGGGCGACCTCACCCGGGCGGAGGAGCTGTTCGGCTCCGCCGCCGCCCGTGACTCCGGCGATCTCGCCATGGACCTGCGGGCGATCTTCCACTACGCCCGGATCCAGTTCGAGCACGGCTCCATGGCCGCCGCCGCCGTGACCGCCGACCGAGGCGTGCGGCTGGCGAGAGACGCCGGCCTCACCTGGAGCACCTACGGCACCGACCTGAGATTCCTGCAGTTCCTGATCCGCTACATGGCGGGGGAGTGGGCACAGGCCCAGGAGACGGCCGCCGGGTTCGGCACGCGCGTCGGCAAGATCCCCGAGGCCATCCTCTCCTCCTTCGCGCTGTTCATCGAGGTCGCCATGGGGATGCCCGCGGTCGAGGAACGGCTGACCTGGCTCCGGCCGTTCTGGTCGGACGCCCTGGTCGCCTACATGTCCCGGGGCCTGGCCGCCGAACACGCCCTCTGGCGGCAGGAGCCCGAGCTCGCCCTGGAACACGCGACCGCGGTCCTCGACACCATGGACGCCATCGACGTGGGCAACATCCGCATCAGCGCGATCGCGCTGTGGGCGCTGGCCGACCTCGGCCGCACCGACGGCGCCGACGAGTTGCTCGCCCGCGCGCGGCGGGCGGCCAGGCCCGGGATGGGGTTCGAGGGACGGGCCTGGCTGGCGCGGGCGGAGGCCGAATGGCATCGCGCGCACGGCCGCGCCGACGTCGAGGCGTGGCGTGCGGTGGTCGAGGCGTTCGACGTCGGGTTCGCCTACGAGGCCGCGCGCTCCCGGTGGCGGCTGGCCGAGGCGCTGCTCGCCTCGGGTGAGCGCGTCGCGGCGCTGAAGGAGTGGGAGCGTGCCGTCGAGGTCGCCGCGTCACTGGGCGCCCGGCCGCTGAGCGCGGCCCTGGCGGAGCTGGGCCGCCGAGCCCGGTTCGCCCCGGCGCAGCCGGGACTGCTCACCGGCCGGGAGCGGGAGGTGCTCGCCCTGGTGGCCGAGGGCCTGCCCAACCGCGAGATCGGCGAGCGGCTGTTCATCGCACAGAAGACGGTGAGCGTGCACGTCTCCAACATCCTGGGCAAGCTCGGCGTCTCCTCCCGCACCCAGGCCGCCGCCGTGGCCAGGAAGGACGACCTGCTCTAG
- a CDS encoding response regulator transcription factor, producing the protein MGEVLGKVLVVDDDEVIRQLIAVNLTLEGFQVETAYDGQNCLDRVVDVMPDVITLDVMMPRLDGWMTATRLRGDEETRHIKVVLITARAQEDDKRRGLGIGVDAYLTKPFDPAELIQVVRDLALDTRSA; encoded by the coding sequence GTGGGCGAGGTTCTGGGCAAGGTATTGGTGGTGGATGACGACGAGGTCATCCGACAGCTCATCGCGGTCAACCTGACCCTGGAGGGGTTCCAGGTGGAGACCGCCTACGACGGGCAGAACTGCCTGGATCGGGTGGTCGACGTGATGCCCGACGTGATCACGCTGGATGTCATGATGCCCCGGCTGGACGGCTGGATGACCGCCACCAGGCTGCGGGGTGACGAGGAGACCCGCCACATCAAGGTGGTCCTGATCACCGCGCGGGCCCAGGAGGACGACAAGCGCCGGGGCCTCGGCATCGGGGTCGACGCCTACCTCACCAAGCCGTTCGATCCGGCCGAGCTGATCCAGGTCGTCCGTGACCTGGCCCTGGACACCCGCAGCGCCTAG
- a CDS encoding C40 family peptidase produces the protein MAAALRQVGRPYVWGGGSSAGPTGGGFDCSGLALHAWSRAGAALTHYTGSQFRQGRRVPFSQLRPGDLVFFGGGTGDPTHVGVYVKNGVMVHAPKTGDVVKTTDFAASAYYRSRYRGAVRPAPRTPAS, from the coding sequence GTGGCCGCGGCGCTCCGCCAGGTCGGCAGGCCGTACGTCTGGGGCGGCGGTTCCAGCGCGGGCCCGACCGGTGGTGGCTTCGACTGCTCCGGCCTCGCGCTGCACGCCTGGTCCAGGGCGGGGGCCGCGCTCACCCACTACACCGGCAGCCAGTTCCGGCAGGGGCGCCGTGTGCCGTTCTCCCAGCTCCGTCCCGGAGACCTGGTCTTCTTCGGAGGCGGCACCGGAGACCCCACCCACGTGGGCGTCTACGTGAAGAACGGTGTCATGGTGCACGCTCCCAAGACCGGTGACGTCGTCAAAACGACGGACTTCGCCGCCTCCGCCTACTACCGCTCGCGCTACCGAGGCGCGGTCCGTCCGGCCCCCCGGACACCTGCCAGTTGA